The Patescibacteria group bacterium genome has a segment encoding these proteins:
- a CDS encoding lamin tail domain-containing protein: protein MNIVLQFFLFFFFLSSFLMPHVLYAADSDIVITEISAYESSDHEWIEIYNKGSSAVDLTGWKFFEGDTNHGLAAFRGGLIIQPQVYAVIADGAVNTAADYPQYQGILIDSSWTTLNEGGEIIGLKNASGATIEQFTYISASDHSLERVDPTLANYTASNWKEHPTGNTIGMAFAQENIQQPQPLQSQQPSQPQQSSVKPSKGSVVINELVSDPSDEEKEWIELYNVTSQAIDLSGWSITNGSGKTILLAGILQGSGSQKYLAIETSGGMQKNLGDKISLLDSQKDVIDSVSYGSWDDGILGDNALRAVNPYSLARKTDGYNTHMNSNDFIITTTPTRGAANVITREPNTQSEQPASKEVQSRQELSVIISELLPNPSSHDPKDEFIELYNNSATDINLVGWRLVDEDEREFIFSKNTLGKIILKSKEYGVIGRDSSGIALNNIGGETLKLYEPGSQKAHFSVRYSDNAKNNLSYSRDVQGRYVWTLRATPGSTNAIVTPNQPPSLSIEWPKNIIEGEKAVFDATDTFDPDNDPFRVVWDFGDGTQAEGLYVSHVFLQSGLVTVIAKALDEEHEEMIQKRLSITASKNITALKQEQPQQLIQEDGVYPIVLNELMPNPKGSDSSEYIELKNIGMVSADISGWMLLSEQSTKRYVFVPGTKINAQALLVVSKKELPFSQSNEYDRIVLLSPSEKEIDTIDFDDAPSGMSYARTTKGDWLWIKHATPGVENNVDGIYDERNDEWDNEDDISGQKKVPSKITDTKKQTQPGIECTIAAVPGILGKNTAYCAHPFVRIRFGFQNIQKLQEGDRIRGNGKVSHSNGQTLITLKNAADISIIRHGEKALASELEINDITDGNLGSLARVGGSIVRMQWPSVWIGSAEHELRAYVYKTTLIKKPEAIVGDTIDITGILDKTASGYRILPRSSEDIRITPAQRKSELFGIVPEKSEKQEKKGNYILATLAALAIVSGGLIVQYFGKKG, encoded by the coding sequence ATGAATATTGTTTTACAATTTTTTCTTTTCTTCTTTTTTCTTTCATCTTTTTTAATGCCCCATGTACTTTATGCAGCAGATTCGGATATTGTGATTACAGAAATTTCTGCGTATGAATCTTCCGATCACGAATGGATTGAAATCTATAACAAAGGATCAAGCGCAGTCGATCTGACGGGTTGGAAATTTTTTGAAGGCGACACAAATCATGGATTAGCGGCATTCCGTGGAGGACTTATCATACAGCCGCAAGTATATGCTGTTATTGCGGATGGTGCTGTAAACACAGCGGCAGATTACCCGCAGTACCAAGGCATACTTATCGATAGTTCATGGACAACGCTTAATGAAGGCGGAGAAATCATTGGATTAAAAAACGCCAGCGGTGCAACCATTGAGCAATTTACCTACATCAGCGCATCTGACCACTCTTTAGAGCGAGTTGATCCAACATTAGCAAACTATACAGCTTCAAATTGGAAGGAGCATCCAACAGGGAACACAATCGGAATGGCGTTCGCACAAGAAAATATACAGCAGCCACAACCATTGCAAAGCCAACAACCCTCGCAACCTCAGCAATCCTCAGTAAAGCCAAGCAAGGGATCAGTAGTTATCAATGAGCTTGTTTCTGATCCGTCTGATGAAGAAAAAGAGTGGATTGAACTGTACAACGTGACATCACAGGCCATTGATCTTTCGGGATGGAGTATTACCAATGGTTCAGGAAAAACAATTTTACTTGCAGGCATTCTCCAGGGAAGCGGTAGTCAAAAATATCTTGCCATAGAAACATCGGGAGGAATGCAAAAAAATCTGGGTGATAAAATCTCCCTTCTTGATTCGCAGAAAGACGTGATCGATAGTGTTTCCTACGGAAGTTGGGATGATGGTATCCTGGGAGATAATGCTTTGCGCGCAGTGAACCCATACTCCTTGGCGCGAAAAACAGATGGGTACAATACTCACATGAACAGCAATGATTTTATTATAACAACCACACCGACTCGAGGAGCGGCAAATGTAATTACTCGAGAACCAAACACTCAATCCGAACAACCGGCATCAAAGGAAGTTCAATCAAGGCAAGAATTATCAGTGATCATTTCAGAGCTTCTGCCAAACCCATCTTCCCATGACCCCAAAGACGAATTTATTGAACTTTACAACAATAGTGCGACAGACATTAATCTAGTTGGCTGGCGTTTGGTAGATGAAGATGAACGAGAGTTTATATTTTCCAAAAATACATTAGGTAAGATTATCCTTAAGTCCAAAGAATACGGTGTTATCGGCAGAGATAGTTCTGGAATAGCATTAAACAATATCGGAGGAGAAACACTAAAACTCTATGAACCGGGTTCACAGAAGGCGCATTTTTCGGTGCGTTATTCAGACAATGCCAAAAACAACTTAAGCTATTCTCGCGATGTGCAGGGACGTTATGTGTGGACGCTTCGCGCGACACCGGGATCCACAAACGCTATTGTCACGCCAAACCAACCACCCTCTCTCTCAATAGAGTGGCCAAAAAATATTATTGAGGGAGAAAAAGCAGTTTTTGATGCAACCGATACATTTGATCCTGATAATGATCCATTTCGCGTTGTATGGGATTTTGGTGATGGTACACAAGCAGAAGGCCTGTATGTTTCCCATGTTTTTTTGCAGAGCGGCTTAGTTACGGTTATAGCTAAAGCTCTAGATGAGGAGCATGAAGAAATGATACAAAAACGCTTATCAATTACTGCATCAAAAAACATTACTGCTCTCAAACAAGAGCAACCACAGCAGCTCATACAAGAAGATGGTGTCTACCCCATTGTTTTGAATGAACTTATGCCCAATCCCAAGGGTTCTGATAGCAGTGAATACATTGAACTCAAAAATATCGGCATGGTATCGGCAGATATTTCCGGTTGGATGCTCTTGTCGGAACAAAGCACAAAGCGCTATGTATTTGTACCGGGTACGAAGATTAATGCGCAGGCGCTGCTTGTGGTTTCGAAAAAAGAATTGCCCTTTAGCCAATCAAATGAGTATGACCGTATTGTCCTCCTCTCGCCTTCCGAGAAAGAAATTGATACGATTGATTTTGACGACGCGCCATCGGGCATGAGTTATGCGCGCACGACAAAAGGAGATTGGCTTTGGATAAAGCATGCAACTCCGGGAGTAGAAAATAATGTTGATGGTATCTATGATGAGCGGAATGATGAATGGGATAATGAAGATGATATTTCGGGGCAGAAAAAAGTTCCTTCTAAAATAACAGATACAAAAAAACAAACACAGCCGGGCATTGAATGTACTATTGCCGCTGTTCCCGGAATATTGGGCAAGAACACTGCATATTGCGCCCATCCGTTTGTACGCATACGGTTTGGGTTTCAAAACATCCAAAAATTGCAAGAAGGTGACCGTATCCGAGGCAATGGGAAGGTATCTCACTCAAATGGACAAACCCTCATAACACTCAAGAATGCTGCGGACATAAGCATTATAAGACATGGTGAGAAAGCACTCGCATCAGAGCTTGAGATAAATGATATTACGGATGGCAATTTGGGATCCCTTGCTCGTGTAGGTGGCAGTATTGTGCGAATGCAGTGGCCGTCAGTATGGATCGGGAGTGCCGAGCACGAACTTCGAGCATATGTATACAAAACAACACTGATAAAAAAACCCGAAGCGATTGTTGGTGATACCATAGATATTACCGGTATACTCGATAAAACAGCATCAGGATATAGAATCCTGCCACGATCATCCGAAGATATACGCATTACTCCTGCACAGCGCAAATCTGAGCTATTCGGCATAGTGCCAGAAAAATCAGAAAAACAAGAGAAAAAAGGCAATTATATACTTGCAACACTCGCAGCGCTTGCTATTGTTTCAGGAGGGCTTATTGTGCAGTATTTCGG